One Nicotiana tomentosiformis chromosome 4, ASM39032v3, whole genome shotgun sequence genomic window carries:
- the LOC138910106 gene encoding uncharacterized protein yields the protein MADDEQRRLARFGRLRPLSFSGAELEDAQGFLDRCERMLRTTGILETSGVSFTTFQFSGTAFRWWEAYERRREELRRQFEQLRQDGMSLTQYEMRFSELARHAVWLVPTDKERIRRFIEGLTYQLRLLMTRERVSGATFDEVVDIARHIEMVRSQERGEREAKRPHGPGDFSDVPSGGQFYRGRGRPYRHAQTGRPVHHGASFSHGLYSYHQDQSSLSALSA from the exons atggcagacgatgagcagaggagacttgcgagatttgggaggcttcgacctctatcatttagtggtgctgagttagaggatgctcaaggCTTTTTGGATAGGTgcgagcggatgcttcggacaacgggtattctggagaccagtggggtctcgttcactacttttcagttttctgggactgctttcagatggtgggaggcttatgagaggcgcag agaggagttgcgcagacagtttgagcagcttcgtcaggatggcatgtctctCACGCAGTACGaaatgaggttttctgagttggctcgtcacgcagtttggctgGTTCCCACTGATAAGGAGAGGATTCGGAGGTTCATCGagggcctcacatatcagttacggctgcttatgactagggagagggtatctggtgctacttttgatgaggttgtcgacattgctcggcatatAGAGATGGTCCGCAGTCAGGAGcggggtgagagggaggccaaaaggcctcatggaccaggtgatttcagtgatgttccttcagggggtcagttttaccgcggcaggggtcgtccttacaggcacgctcagacgggtcgtccagttcaccatgGTGCGTCATTCAGCCATGGTTTATATAGTTATCATCAGgaccagtcatctctcagtgccctatCGGCTTAG
- the LOC104095608 gene encoding uncharacterized protein codes for METETSFSQLAPPVFDGENYQLWAVRNETYLEALDLWDAVEEDYDVLPLPNNLTVAQIKSHKEKKIRKSKAKATLFAGVSATIFTRVMALKSAKEIWDYLKEEYTGDERIRGMKVLNLIREFELQKMKASETVKEYSDRLLGIVNKAQEQGKLMRQDGMVEGALEANHKTQSKGNNAKKNYPPCQQCGNKGHPPFKCWKRPDAKYKICNQIGHEAVICKAKYQKHEVDAQVVNEEEEDHLFVATFL; via the exons ATGGAGACTGAAACGAGTTTTTCTCAATTGGCTCCTCCAGTCTTTGATGGTGAAAATTACCAATTGTGGGCAGTGAGAAATGAGACTTACTTGGAGGCTTTAGATCTTTGGGATGCCGTGGAAGAGGATTATGATGTTCTTCCGCTGCCTAACAATCTCACTGTGGCCCAGATCAAGAGTCACAAGGAAAAGAAAATCAGGAAATCAAAGGCGAAAGCAACTTTATTTGCTGGTGTGTCTGCAACAATTTTCACGAGAGTTATGGCTCTCAAATCAGCAAAAGAAATTTGGGATTATCTAAAGGAAGAATATACAGGAGATGAAAGAATACGAGGCATGAAGGTATTGAATTTAATAAGGGAATTCGAGTTGCAGAAAATGAAAGCATCTGAGACCGTCAAAGAATACTCAGATCGGTTGCTTGGCATTGTTAACAAG GCACAAGAGCAAGGGAAGCTTATGAGGCAAGATGGTATGGTTGAAGGAGCCTTGGAAGCCAACCACAAAACTCAAAGCAAGGGTAATAATGCAAAGAAAAATTACCCACCTTGCCAGCAATGTGGCAACAAAGGTCATCCACCGTTCAAATGTTGGAAGAGGCCAGATGCAAAGTACAAAATTTGCAACCAAATTGGTCATGAAGCTGTAATTTGCAAAGCCAAATATCAAAAGCATGAAGTAGATGCCCAAGTCgtcaatgaagaagaagaagatcactTGTTTGTGGCAACTTTTCTTTAA
- the LOC104095590 gene encoding pentatricopeptide repeat-containing protein At3g09040, mitochondrial, whose amino-acid sequence MRHKTSLKLFPLRKHSLLLHNRCKFSATQPRIENPKPLSSPSTLLYNNLLKICQQECKKLQSRHLFDELPQKAARASKACKSIHVQSLKHGIASKGHLGNAIVDLYAKCGDMVSAEKAFFVLENKDSMAWNSILLMYSRHGLLENVVEAFGSMWNIGVWPNQFSYAIVLSACARLADAELGKQVHCSVMKTGFEFDSFTEGSLIDMYAKCGYLIDARRIFDGVVEPDNVSWTAMISAYVKVGLPEKAMEVFEEMQERGCVPDQVASVTIINACVGLGRLDDARQLFSQMASPNVVAWNVMISGHAKGGKEVEAIQFFQDMIKASIRPTRSTLGSVLSAIASVANLSIGLQVHALAVKQGLESNVYVGSSLINMYAKCQKMEAASEVFNSLGEKNEVLWNALLAGYAQNGSACEVVKLFRNMRLSSFETDEYTYTSILSACACLEDMEMGQQLHSIIIKNKFGSNLFVGNALIDMYAKCGALGDARRQFEQMLTRDNISWNAIIVGYVQQEEEEEAFIMFQKMVLERVVPDEACLASVLSACANIQDLNKGKQVHSLLVKYGLESGLFAGSSLVDMYCKCGNVTSASEVFFCLPDRSVVSTNALISGYSQTNINYAVHLFQNMLVEGLRPSEVTFASILDACSGQVYMLGRQLHSFILKLGFSYDDEFLAISLIGMYYNSGRLEDARLLFSEFTKLKSPVLWTAMISGNIQNDFCEEALLGYQEMRKFNVMPDQATFASALKACSTLASMQDGRKLHSLIFHTGFDTDELTASSLIDMYAKCGDVKSSVQVFSEMASKKDVISWNSMIVGFAKNGFAEDALKIFEEMKRASVKADDITFLGVLTACSHAGMVSEGRQIFKDMTSHYDVRPRVDHCACMVDLLGRWGNLKEAEEFIERLDFEPDAMIWSAYLGACKIHGDDIRGQKAAEKLIELEPQNSSSYVLLSNIYASSGNWRGVNFLRKEMKEKGVRKPPGCSWIIVEQKTNMFVAGDKFHPCAGEIHVLLKVLTALMKDEGCFFDIGSVMDSDELESILSLSQE is encoded by the coding sequence ATGCGTCACAAAACCTCTCTTAAGCTTTTCCCTCTCAGAAAACATTCTCTACTTCTCCATAACCGTTGCAAATTCTCGGCGACACAGCCCCGAATTGAAAACCCAAAACCCCTATCATCTCCAAGTACTCTCCTTTACAACAATCTCCTGAAAATATGCCAGCAGGAATGCAAAAAACTTCAGTCCCGCCATTTGTTCGACGAATTGCCCCAGAAAGCAGCACGTGCATCGAAAGCTTGCAAAAGCATCCATGTGCAAAGCCTGAAACATGGGATTGCATCAAAAGGACATCTGGGGAATGCCATTGTGGATTTATACGCCAAATGTGGAGACATGGTTTCGGCTGAGAAAGCATTTTTTGTGCTCGAAAACAAGGATAGCATGGCTTGGAATTCGATTTTGTTGATGTATTCGAGACATGGGTTGTTAGAGAATGTCGTAGAAGCGTTTGGGTCAATGTGGAATATTGGGGTGTGGCCGAATCAGTTTAGTTATGCTATTGTTTTATCCGCATGTGCTAGGCTAGCGGATGCTGAGCTTGGGAAACAAGTGCATTGTAGTGTGATGAAAACAGGGTTTGAGTTTGATTCCTTCACTGAAGGTTCTCTTATTGATATGTATGCAAAATGTGGCTATTTGATTGATGCTCGGAGGATCTTTGATGGGGTGGTGGAGCCGGACAATGTTTCTTGGACTGCAATGATTTCTGCTTATGTTAAAGTAGGTTTACCTGAAAAAGCGATGGAAGTTTTTGAGGAGATGCAGGAACGAGGGTGTGTGCCGGATCAAGTGGCATCCGTGACCATCATAAATGCATGTGTGGGGTTAGGAAGGCTTGATGATGCTCGTCAGTTGTTTTCGCAGATGGCTAGTCCGAATGTTGTGGCATGGAATGTGATGATTTCAGGGCATGCCAAGGGAGGGAAAGAGGTGGAAGCTATACAGTTTTTCCAGGACATGATTAAAGCTAGCATTCGACCCACACGTTCTACCTTGGGAAGTGTTTTGAGTGCAATTGCAAGCGTTGCAAATCTGTCCATTGGCTTACAGGTCCATGCTTTAGCAGTTAAGCAGGGATTAGAATCCAACGTCTACGTAGGTAGTTCTTTGATTAATATGTATGCCAAATGTCAAAAGATGGAAGCTGCAAGTGAAGTATTTAACAGCTTGGGAGAGAAAAATGAAGTGTTGTGGAACGCATTGCTTGCAGGTTATGCACAGAACGGCAGTGCTTGTGAAGTTGTCAAGTTATTCAGGAATATGAGACTTTCTAGTTTTGAAACCGATGAATATACTTACACTAGTATACTGAGTGCATGTGCTTGTTTGGAAGATATGGAAATGGGGCAGCAGCTTCATTCTATTATCATTAAGAATAAGTTTGGATCTAATTTATTTGTCGGAAATGCTTTAATAGACATGTATGCCAAATGTGGTGCTCTAGGTGATGCCAGGCGGCAGTTTGAGCAAATGCTAACTCGAGATAATATTTCTTGGAATGCGATAATAGTTGGATATGTTcagcaagaagaagaagaagaggcttTTATCATGTTCCAAAAAATGGTATTGGAGAGAGTTGTTCCTGATGAGGCATGTTTGGCCAGCGTACTCAGTGCCTGTGCCAATATACAAGATCTCAATAAAGGGAAACAAGTTCATTCCCTGCTGGTGAAATATGGTCTAGAAAGTGGCCTTTTTGCTGGAAGTTCCCTTGTTGACATGTATTGCAAGTGTGGTAACGTAACTTCTGCCAGTGAGGTTTTCTTTTGCCTTCCTGATCGAAGTGTGGTGTCTACTAATGCTTTAATATCTGGTTATTCTCAGACAAATATTAATTACGCGGTGCATTTATTCCAGAATATGCTTGTTGAAGGACTAAGACCTTCAGAGGTGACATTTGCTAGTATTCTTGACGCATGTAGTGGCCAGGTTTACATGCTTGGGAGGCAACTGCACTCTTTCATTTTAAAGCTTGGGTTTTCATATGACGATGAATTCTTGGCAATCTCTTTGATAGGCATGTATTATAACTCCGGAAGATTAGAAGATGCAAGATTGCTTTTCTCAGAGTTTACAAAATTAAAGAGCCCAGTTCTATGGACTGCTATGATATCTGGCAATATTCAGAATGACTTCTGTGAGGAAGCTTTGCTTGGTTATCAGGAAATGCGCAAGTTTAATGTCATGCCAGATCAGGCAACTTTTGCTAGTGCCCTAAAAGCATGTTCGACCTTGGCTTCTATGCAGGATGGCAGGAAACTCCACTCTCTCATTTTCCATACTGGTTTTGACACAGATGAATTGACTGCTAGCTCCCTAATAGATATGTATGCTAAATGTGGGGATGTTAAAAGTTCAGTGCAAGTATTTAGTGAAATGGCGAGCAAGAAAGACGTTATCTCATGGAATTCTATGATAGTTGGCTTTGCAAAAAATGGTTTTGCGGAAGATGCACTGAAAATCTTTGAAGAAATGAAGAGAGCATCTGTGAAGGCTGATGATATCACATTCCTTGGGGTTCTCACTGCTTGTAGCCATGCAGGAATGGTATCTGAAGGTCGTCAAATCTTCAAGGATATGACTAGCCACTATGATGTTCGGCCACGAGTAGATCACTGTGCCTGTATGGTTGATCTGCTTGGTCGTTGGGGTAATCTCAAAGAGGCAGAGGAGTTTATTGAGAGATTAGATTTTGAACCAGATGCTATGATTTGGTCTGCTTACCTTGGTGCTTGCAAAATCCATGGGGATGATATAAGGGGGCAGAAGGCTGCTGAGAAGCTTATTGAGTTGGAACCCCAAAATTCTTCTTCATACGTACTGCTATCTAATATATATGCTTCATCAGGCAATTGGCGTGGGGTTAACTTCTTAAGGAAGGAAATGAAAGAGAAAGGAGTGAGAAAGCCCCCTGGCTGCAGTTGGATTATAGTGGAGCAGAAAACAAATATGTTTGTTGCAGGGGATAAATTTCATCCATGTGCTGGTGAAATTCATGTACTTTTGAAAGTTTTGACTGCTTTAATGAAAGATGAAGGCTGTTTTTTTGATATAGGATCTGTAATGGATAGTGATGAGCTTGAGTCCATTTTGTCTTTATCTCAAGAGTAA